Proteins found in one Plasmodium gaboni strain SY75 chromosome 13, whole genome shotgun sequence genomic segment:
- a CDS encoding hypothetical protein (conserved Plasmodium protein, unknown function) gives MKILYICDTRFHLLNTKEKKYLYKYWSYSLQDILNGTEARDIHFWLVCINLIDYIDLITFSDLFNYVNVKNAIDKFSDYFQMDNENLIKENKFYVDPLLAFLKNADNTSKIKECDKIIILSCNIYLWENEISELQIIGDVFYTFMCKFYFFNVKNKTIDTTNSLEHIQTNLKKYHNFFFKNIELNKIDILQISKEILSINFSVFFTLNLKNELLFKCEGCPLINEISYSAFVGLNTYPVEFDIRAKALKEGISQHLIYGIPIFIYTTIHYETNLISLESLSSQLFENKQVLILRSNINPTDLNMHDKDVRFLWVASPMIKEDQSIILCLHGLSTLENYSLSIEESYANQRTDNEKNYITDKKLNEIFNFLILIEEFNPFDYSNQRLEYSFKFSKSSLSNILQKTNRTKKSKKLLTKIKNNTCLTDNDSHNINKDTDILLVKENQDLKKKKKKNEITDPRFLLLTNMNKAFQKNII, from the exons atgaaaatattatatatatgtgataCCAGATTTCATCTTTTAAATACGaaagagaaaaaatatttatataaatattggTCTTATTCGTTGCAAGATATTCTGAATGGTACTGAAGCGAGGGACATCCATTTCTGGCTTGTCTGCATAA ATTTAATTGACTATATAGACCTTATTACATTTTCCgatttatttaattatgTAAATGTGAAAAATGCCATAGATAAATTTTCTGATTATTTTCAAATGGATAATGAGAATTTAATAAAGGAGAATAAATTTTATGTCGATCCCCTTCTTGCTTTCTTAAAAAATGCAGACA atacctcaaaaataaaagaatgcgataaaattataatattgtCATGTAATATTTATCTATGGGAAAATGAAATATCAGAGTTACAAATTATAGGAGATGTATTTTATACTTTCATGTgtaaattttattttttcaatg taaaaaataaaacaatagATACTACCAATTCATTGGAACATATACAAACAAACTTGAAAAAGTAccataattttttttttaaaaatattgaacTTAATAAAATTGACATTTTACAAATATCTAAGGAAATTTTATCTATCAACTTTTCTGTTTTCTTTAcattaaatttaaaaaatgag CTCTTGTTTAAGTGTGAAGGGTGCCCTTTGATAAATGAAATAAGTTATTCAGCTTTTGTCGGATTAAATACTTATCCCGTTGAATTTGATATAAGAGCCAAGGCACTGAAAGAAGGAATATCACAACATCTT ATATATGGAATAcctatatttatatatactacAATACATTATGAGACAAATTTAATTTCACTGGAATCTTTATCCAGTCAATTATTTGAAAAT aaacAAGTACTAATTTTAAGATCAAACATAAATCCAACAGATTTAAATATGCA TGATAAGGATGTCCGATTTTTGTGGGTAGCTAGTCCTATGATTAAGGAAGACCAATccattattttatgtttgcac GGGTTGTCAACACTCGAAAATTATTCACTCAGTATTGAGGAATCCTATGCGAATCAAAGAACAGATAATGAAAAGAACTATATAACTGATAAGAAATTAAATGAAatctttaattttttaattttaattgAAGAATTTAATCCTTTC gaCTACAGTAATCAGAGACTCGAATATTCTTTCAAGTTTTCCAAAAGTTCCTTATCAAATATCCTTCAAAAAACAAATAGAACAAAGAAAAG taaaaaattactcacaaagataaaaaataatacatgCCTTACTGATAATGATtcacataatataaataaggATACAGACATTTTGCTTGTAAAAGAAAATCAggatttaaaaaaaaaaaaaaaaaaaaatgaaattacAGACCCTCgatttcttcttttaaccaatatgaataaagcatttcaaaagaatataatataa
- a CDS encoding putative nucleoside diphosphate hydrolase, with the protein MKDSINYDFEDNKNELVIIVNEKNEFQELKTRKIMRKDNLWHRSTSILVFTKIGQEYFIYIHKRSKIKDYCPSYYSIGFGGVLSANEDFLQNAVKELHEESGILKKPEQLIDLGLIKCDTGYAKAFVQCYVTFIPPDFQTVPQLNEVEFITRVSINDFDKFLEEEKITEISKSVYNNFRDKVNKSNLDEFYKSLSS; encoded by the exons atgaagGACAGTATCAACTACGACTTTGAAGATAATAAGAACGAGTTAGTAATTATAgtaaatgaaaaaaatgagtTCCAAGAATTAAAAACAAGAAAAATTATGAGAAAAGATAATTTATGGCATAGGTCTACATCCATATTGGTATTTACAAAAATAGGACaagaatattttatatatatacataaaaggtcaaaaattaaagatTACTGTCcatcatattattcaattGGATTTGGTGGGGTACTTTCAGCAAATGAAGATTTTTTACAAAACGCTGTAAAAGAATTACATGAAGAAAGTggtatattaaaaaaacCTGAACAGTTAATTGATTTAGGTTTAATAAAATGTGACACAGGGTATGCCAAGGCCTTTGTCCAATGttat GTAACTTTCATTCCCCCTGATTTCCAGACTGTTCCTCAATTAAATGAAGTGGAATTTATAACAAGAGTTTCGATAAATGATTTTGACAAATTTTTAGAAGAGGAAAAAATTACTGAAAtaa GCAAAAGTGTATACAACAATTTTAGAGACAAAGTTAATAAATCCAACTTGGAtgaattttataaaagtCTTTCctcataa
- a CDS encoding putative glutamate--tRNA ligase, with product MLENTKVNIFYGNNKYPFICKSILNVYKNKNKKSFLKSGSTVNVDENIKFIKDAKVEELKIEFITKDPNNNSNNNINHCDNKKEEGINLNKSNNIEKLPYICSSDKIFAKILDHILQTNLHNISEKVDNKNNKVFNIYIQTQYDEWIDFFRCKNMNKDIEFICEHLNKHLHLNTFVVSEFLTLSDIFIYFEMYKYFHVTSSYYAKYSKIYKNINRWHKLIDSLIYVEDAEWKKNLKVLVCDNKTNLDVRKDSVKNNNHNNNNNKNNKNNNNNNNKSTNIVDDGKSKKKNVATSYSGKLENAVVGNVVTRFPPEPSGYLHIGHAKAAFLNNYYAQMYEGKMLLRFDDTNPVLEDIKYEKSIIEDLEMLGLKYEKISYSSDHFDLLENYCIEMIKMNKAYADDTSVEEMRNQRGEGIESVNRNNSIEKNLELFNEMRKGTEIGQKNCIRAKINMQSKNKCMRDPVMYRCIVDVPHHKHQFKYKCYPTYDFACPIIDSFEGVTHALRTNEYSDRIEQYNWFISTLSLRKVYIYEFSRLAFVKTVMSKRKLKWFVENNVVDSWLDPRFPTIKGILRRGLTKEALFQFILEQGPSKAGNLMQWDKLWSINKQIIDPIIPRYAAVNKNTSILLILTDLNDTIIEKQRDLHMKNKSLGTCTMYYNNKYLIEFEDAQSLVENEEITLIKLGNIIIKNIEKHDGKIKQINALSNFDGDFKTTKKKIHWLPYLPQQLITCTLYEYDHLITVDKFENDNKEDWTNFINFNSKYETLAYAEPSISTLKVSDKFQFERRGYFIVDKIDSNQHLHLIKIPDGKSKNMSIITTKVDPKQLAGTKHTKNN from the coding sequence aTGTTAGAGAATACAAAGgtgaatattttttatggAAATAATAAGTATCCATTTATTTGTAAGAGCATTTTgaatgtatataaaaataagaacAAGAAGagttttttaaaaagtgGTTCAACTGTAAATGTTGATGAGAACATAAAGTTCATAAAGGATGCAAAGGTTGAAGAATTGAAAATAGAATTCATAACAAAAGATccaaataataatagtaataacaatattaatCATTGTGATAACAAGAAAGAAGAAGGAATAAACTTAAAcaaaagtaataatattgagAAGCTACCATATATTTGTAGTAgtgataaaatatttgcTAAAATATTAGATCATATCTTACAAACaaatttacataatatatctGAAAAGGTTGATAATAAGAACAATAAagtttttaatatttatatacaaacCCAGTATGATGAATGGATTGATTTTTTTAGatgtaaaaatatgaataaagATATTGAATTTATTTGTGAACATCTTAATAAACATTTACATTTAAATACTTTTGTTGTGTCAGAATTTTTAACATTGTCtgatatttttatatattttgaaatgtataaatattttcatgTCACTAGTAGTTATTATGCCaaatattcaaaaatttataagaatattaatagatggcataaattaattgattctttaatatatgttgAAGACGCTGAATGGAAAAAAAACTTAAAAGTTTTGGTTTGTGATAATAAAACCAATTTAGATGTTAGAAAGGATAgtgtaaaaaataacaaccacaacaacaacaacaacaaaaacaacaaaaacaacaacaataataataataaatctaCCAATATTGTTGATGATGGAAAAtctaaaaaaaagaatgtTGCTACGTCCTATTCAGGCAAATTAGAAAATGCAGTGGTTGGAAATGTTGTTACAAGATTTCCACCTGAACCATCAGGTTATTTACATATAGGTCATGCGAAAGCTgcttttttaaataattattatgcACAAATGTATGAAGGAAAGATGTTATTACGTTTTGATGATACAAATCCTGTTTTagaagatataaaatatgaaaagTCGATAATAGAAGATCTAGAAATGTTAGGATTGAAATATGAGAAAATTAGTTACTCTTCTGATCATTTTGACTTATTAGAAAATTATTGTATTgaaatgataaaaatgaataaagCATATGCTGATGATACTAGTGTAGAAGAAATGCGAAATCAAAGAGGTGAAGGTATTGAATCTGTTAACCGAAATAATTCAATAGAAAAGAATTTagaattatttaatgaaaTGAGAAAAGGTACAGAAATAGGTCAGAAAAATTGTATAAGAGCTAAGATAAATATGCAgagtaaaaataaatgtatgAGAGACCCTGTAATGTATCGATGTATTGTAGACGTGCCACATCATAAACATcaatttaaatataaatgcTATCCAACATATGATTTTGCATGCCCAATAATAGATTCATTTGAAGGTGTAACACATGCCTTACGAACAAATGAATATAGTGATAGAATTGAACAATATAATTGGTTTATATCTACTTTAAGTTTAAgaaaagtatatatatatgaatttaGTAGATTAGCATTTGTAAAAACTGTTATGtcaaaaagaaaattaaaatgGTTTGTTGAAAATAATGTTGTTGATAGTTGGCTAGATCCACGATTTCCAACAATTAAAGGTATATTAAGAAGAGGACTAACAAAAGAAGCATTGTTTCAATTTATTTTAGAACAAGGTCCATCTAAAGCTGGTAATTTAATGCAGTGGGATAAATTATGGTCTattaataaacaaataattGATCCAATAATACCTAGATATGCAGCtgttaataaaaatactagtatccttttaatattaacaGATTTAAATGATACTATTATTGAAAAACAAAGAGATTTacatatgaaaaataaatcattaGGTACATGTACTATGtattataacaataaatatttaatagAATTTGAAGATGCACAATCCTTAGttgaaaatgaagaaattaCATTAATCAAATTAggaaatattattattaaaaatattgaaaaacATGATGGTAAaattaaacaaataaatgCACTATCAAATTTTGATGGTGATTTTAAAAcaaccaaaaaaaaaatacattgGTTACCTTATCTACCTCAACAATTAATTACATGTAcattatatgaatatgaTCATTTAATAACTGTTGATAAATttgaaaatgataataaagaaGATTGGACgaattttattaattttaatagTAAGTATGAAACATTAGCATATGCAGAACCATCCATTTCAACTTTAAAAGTTTCAGATAAATTTCAATTTGAAAGAAGAggatattttattgttgACAAAATTGACTCAAATCAACATTTAcatttaattaaaatacCAGATGGTAAATCGAAAAATATGTCCATAATAACAACTAAAGTCGATCCAAAACAATTAGCAGGAACAAAACATACAAAGAATAATTaa